A region from the Cannabis sativa cultivar Pink pepper isolate KNU-18-1 chromosome 9, ASM2916894v1, whole genome shotgun sequence genome encodes:
- the LOC115722831 gene encoding uncharacterized protein LOC115722831, translated as MAMAMASSTFLCVSLLVFLHLQPAAPSSVGDLLSPILAPVFDDICKPVQCGKGTCKASSDTTFLFECVCQPGWKQTTSNQTDHLKFLPCVIPDCTMDYSCTKAPSVKDKATKPDDTVFDPCRWSECRAGSCNATSAFTYDCKCPAGYSNLLNISSFPCFQSCELGMDCSNLGLFPTNNSSPSTPSAADNSKNQASSISQGHSLWLIITMVFVSMIMSNHN; from the exons ATGGCTATGGCTATGGCTTCCTCCACTTTTCTATGTGTTTCTCTTTTGGTCTTTCTTCATCTCCAACCAGCAGCTCCTTCTTCCGTTGGGGACCTTTTATCTCCTATTCTCGCGCCTGTCTTCG ATGATATCTGCAAACCAGTGCAATGTGGCAAAGGCACTTGTAAGGCTTCAAGTGACACTACTTTCTTGTTTGAATGTGTTTGTCAACCTGGGTGGAAGCAGACTACTTCTAACCAAACTGATCACCTCAAATTTCTCCCTTGTGTCATTCCCGATT GTACCATGGACTACTCTTGCACTAAAGCACCTTCTGTTAAAGACAAAGCAACCAAACCAGATGATACAGTTTTCGATC CATGCCGATGGAGCGAATGTAGAGCTGGTTCCTGCAATGCAACTTCAGCTTTCACTTACGATTGCAAATGTCCAGCCGGTTATTCGAATCTTTTGAACATCTCTAGTTTCCCCTGCTTCCAATCAT GTGAACTTGGAATGGACTGCTCAAACCTCGGGTTATTCCCAACAAATAATTCTTCTCCTTCGACGCCATCAGCCGCTGACAATAGCAAGAATCAAG CTAGCTCAATTTCTCAAGGACATTCTCTTTGGTTAATAATCACAATGGTGTTCGTTTCAATGATTATGTCGAATCACAACTAG